Proteins encoded together in one Pseudoalteromonas xiamenensis window:
- a CDS encoding co-chaperone GroES, producing MNIRPLHDRVIIKRLEEETKSAGGIVLTGSAAEKSTRGEVIAVGNGRVLDNGEVRALEVKVGDTVLFGSYIEKAEKIEGQEYLIMREDNILGIVG from the coding sequence ATGAACATTCGTCCTTTACATGATCGCGTAATCATTAAGCGTCTTGAAGAAGAAACCAAGTCAGCTGGCGGTATTGTTTTAACTGGCTCTGCTGCTGAGAAGTCAACTCGTGGTGAAGTCATCGCTGTTGGCAATGGCCGCGTGCTAGACAATGGTGAAGTGAGAGCGCTTGAAGTTAAGGTAGGCGACACTGTGTTGTTCGGCTCGTACATTGAAAAAGCTGAGAAAATCGAAGGTCAAGAGTACTTGATCATGCGTGAAGACAACATCCTTGGGATTGTTGGTTAA